A stretch of Panthera tigris isolate Pti1 chromosome E2, P.tigris_Pti1_mat1.1, whole genome shotgun sequence DNA encodes these proteins:
- the KLK4 gene encoding kallikrein-4 isoform X2 yields the protein MTTAGNPWGWFLGYLILGVTGSQASGGGNHIINGEDCIPHSQPWQAALFTEDEFFCGGVLVHPQWVLSAAHCFQKSYTIGLGLHSLEASQEPGSVMMEANFSIQHPEYNKPFIANDLMLIKLEESVPGSDAIQNISIASQCPTAGDSCLVSGWGQLMNGRQPQVLQCVNISVVPEEICSAFYASVFHPSMFCAGGGQDRKDSCRGDSGGPLVCNGSLQGLVSFGQVQCGQPYVPSVYTNLCKFTDWIQKTIQDN from the exons ATGACCACAGCAGGAAACCCCTGGGGCTGGTTCCTGGGGTACCTCATCCTTGGTGTCACAG GATCCCAGGCCTCGGGTGGCGGCAACCACATCATTAACGGCGAGGACTGCATCCCGCACTCGCAGCCCTGGCAGGCGGCGCTGTTCACGGAAGACGAATTTTTCTGCGGGGGCGTCCTGGTGCATCCGCAATGGGTGCTGTCAGCCGCACACTGTTTCCAGAA GTCCTACACCATCGGTCTGGGACTGCACAGTCTTGAGGCCAGCCAAGAGCCAGGCAGCGTGATGATGGAGGCCAACTTCTCCATACAGCACCCAGAATACAACAAACCTTTTATCGCCAACGACCTCATGCTCATCAAGTTGGAAGAGTCGGTGCCCGGGTCGGATGCCATCCAGAACATCAGCATCGCCTCCCAGTGCCCGACCGCTGGGGATTCTTGCCTCGTTTCTGGCTGGGGTCAGCTGATGAATG GCAGGCAGCCCCAAGTGCTCCAGTGCGTGAACATCTCGGTGGTGCCCGAGGAGATCTGCAGCGCGTTCTATGCCTCCGTGTTTCACCCCAGCATGTTCTGTGCCGGGGGAGGACAGGACCGGAAGGACTCCTGCAGG GGTGACTCTGGGGGCCCCCTGGTCTGCAACGGGTCCCTTCAGGGCCTCGTGTCTTTTGGACAAGTCCAGTGTGGCCAACCCTATGTGCCAAGCGTCTACACCAACCTCTGCAAGTTCACTGACTGGATACAGAAAACCATTCAGGACAATTAA
- the KLK4 gene encoding kallikrein-4 isoform X1 — protein sequence MMEANFSIQHPEYNKPFIANDLMLIKLEESVPGSDAIQNISIASQCPTAGDSCLVSGWGQLMNGRQPQVLQCVNISVVPEEICSAFYASVFHPSMFCAGGGQDRKDSCRGDSGGPLVCNGSLQGLVSFGQVQCGQPYVPSVYTNLCKFTDWIQKTIQDN from the exons ATGATGGAGGCCAACTTCTCCATACAGCACCCAGAATACAACAAACCTTTTATCGCCAACGACCTCATGCTCATCAAGTTGGAAGAGTCGGTGCCCGGGTCGGATGCCATCCAGAACATCAGCATCGCCTCCCAGTGCCCGACCGCTGGGGATTCTTGCCTCGTTTCTGGCTGGGGTCAGCTGATGAATG GCAGGCAGCCCCAAGTGCTCCAGTGCGTGAACATCTCGGTGGTGCCCGAGGAGATCTGCAGCGCGTTCTATGCCTCCGTGTTTCACCCCAGCATGTTCTGTGCCGGGGGAGGACAGGACCGGAAGGACTCCTGCAGG GGTGACTCTGGGGGCCCCCTGGTCTGCAACGGGTCCCTTCAGGGCCTCGTGTCTTTTGGACAAGTCCAGTGTGGCCAACCCTATGTGCCAAGCGTCTACACCAACCTCTGCAAGTTCACTGACTGGATACAGAAAACCATTCAGGACAATTAA